From the Salinimicrobium tongyeongense genome, one window contains:
- a CDS encoding DUF421 domain-containing protein: MDDTTFLWNGIQPLVRIVLVGVTAYLAIVLILKISGKRTLASMSAFDFVIAVTIGAVFGRTLTAKDLSISEAVTAFALLALLQFIFAYLENKSGTFKRIFNSTPTLLYYNGEFIQKNLHKERLDKSKIIGAARKKGFGSMDDVSAVILEIDASLSVIGKSKEGENSTFQELVEQADL; the protein is encoded by the coding sequence ATGGACGACACTACATTTCTATGGAACGGCATCCAGCCACTGGTAAGGATCGTGCTGGTAGGGGTTACAGCCTATCTGGCAATTGTTCTTATTCTGAAAATCTCCGGCAAGAGGACCCTGGCCAGTATGAGTGCTTTCGATTTTGTGATAGCGGTAACCATTGGGGCGGTCTTTGGCCGCACACTTACTGCCAAAGATCTTTCAATCTCTGAAGCTGTAACTGCCTTTGCCCTGCTGGCGCTGCTACAGTTCATTTTTGCATATTTAGAGAACAAATCAGGTACTTTTAAGCGCATTTTTAATTCTACCCCTACGCTTTTGTATTACAACGGGGAATTTATTCAGAAGAATTTGCACAAGGAAAGGCTCGATAAAAGTAAAATTATTGGGGCAGCCCGCAAAAAAGGCTTTGGCAGTATGGATGATGTTTCCGCAGTAATTCTTGAGATTGACGCCAGCCTGTCGGTCATCGGGAAATCAAAGGAAGGGGAAAATTCCACTTTTCAGGAGCTGGTGGAGCAAGCCGATCTTTAA
- a CDS encoding DUF389 domain-containing protein — MRQLILKISKGHKDEVLEIVEEFEGKNSIFLPNEENDVFIIYLPNRKVNNFLKRIDEFEEPEISLIPRGVITLYPPASESPDQVADVQPKSSLEIYLGGIQSVGSVKGLIGYSFAAGLLVWIGLYTTTVYLLVAAMLVAPFAGPAMNAALATAAGKKPLLKSSLQRYGIAIGTGVIASLLMTLIFPLNTLTPLMVEISHVSKVAIFLPLISGFAGAINIIQSERDSLVSGAAVGILVAASLAPPVGLIGAGIYLLDWEVVSSSVFRIILQLLGIHLSATLVFYFFGKITPSGVRFLKGNKMLTYITSGIVALAIGGMMFWQYSQPPFLRKASMNTELTEELDKKLNKLDFIEVINKDVSFTNTKINGNPTVSYTISVLPRDTTISEAVLKKRIIEYLKENLQYQDDNIYEVYQVNVAED, encoded by the coding sequence ATGAGACAACTTATTCTTAAAATTTCCAAGGGGCATAAAGATGAAGTTCTTGAAATAGTTGAAGAATTTGAAGGGAAAAACTCCATTTTTCTGCCCAATGAAGAAAATGACGTATTTATCATTTACCTGCCTAACAGGAAAGTGAACAACTTCCTGAAACGTATAGACGAATTTGAGGAGCCCGAAATAAGTCTCATTCCCCGGGGTGTCATCACCCTTTACCCTCCCGCATCTGAATCTCCCGACCAGGTGGCCGATGTGCAACCCAAAAGTTCGCTGGAAATTTACCTGGGTGGTATACAAAGTGTAGGCTCTGTAAAAGGGCTAATTGGCTACTCTTTTGCCGCCGGGCTGCTCGTTTGGATTGGCCTTTACACCACCACCGTCTACCTGCTGGTGGCGGCCATGCTGGTGGCACCATTTGCCGGGCCGGCCATGAACGCTGCCCTGGCCACAGCTGCCGGGAAGAAACCCCTGCTTAAAAGCAGCCTGCAACGCTACGGGATTGCCATTGGCACAGGCGTAATTGCCAGTTTGTTGATGACCCTTATCTTCCCGCTAAACACCTTGACACCGCTTATGGTAGAAATTAGCCATGTGTCAAAAGTGGCAATTTTTCTTCCGCTTATCTCTGGGTTTGCGGGGGCAATCAACATCATCCAGTCAGAAAGGGACAGCCTGGTGTCGGGCGCGGCAGTGGGAATCCTGGTAGCAGCTTCCCTGGCGCCGCCGGTTGGGCTAATTGGTGCGGGCATCTATTTGTTAGATTGGGAAGTGGTTTCGAGCAGCGTGTTCAGGATTATTTTACAGCTGCTGGGCATACATCTTTCGGCTACCCTGGTGTTTTATTTCTTCGGAAAAATCACCCCCAGCGGAGTGCGGTTCTTAAAAGGAAATAAAATGCTTACCTACATCACATCGGGCATTGTAGCCCTGGCTATTGGGGGAATGATGTTCTGGCAATACAGCCAGCCACCATTTCTTCGGAAGGCCAGCATGAATACCGAACTCACCGAAGAGCTCGACAAAAAACTCAACAAGCTCGACTTCATTGAAGTGATCAATAAAGATGTGAGCTTCACCAACACCAAGATCAATGGAAATCCTACAGTGAGTTATACCATTAGCGTTCTTCCCAGGGATACCACTATTTCTGAAGCAGTGCTCAAAAAAAGGATCATTGAGTATCTCAAGGAGAACCTGCAATACCAGGATGACAATATTTATGAAGTCTACCAGGTCAATGTAGCTGAAGATTAG
- a CDS encoding GNAT family N-acetyltransferase produces MDFPNLKTERLKLRQITEEDLGNIYSGLSHPEVIKYYRVNYSSLDAIREQLAWYAELERTRSGIWWAIISDEDDIFCGAIGYHNISPIHKKAELGFWLLPEFWGKGFIQEAMAPVLDYAFQDLRLHRVEAFVETENISSQNTLKKCHFQQEGILRDSEFKNGRFISVAVFSLIDEQ; encoded by the coding sequence ATGGATTTTCCGAATTTAAAAACAGAACGGCTGAAGTTACGGCAAATCACAGAAGAAGATCTGGGAAATATTTATTCGGGGCTTTCACATCCCGAGGTGATTAAATACTACAGAGTCAATTACAGCAGTCTCGATGCCATCCGAGAACAGCTGGCGTGGTATGCGGAACTGGAAAGGACCCGCAGCGGGATTTGGTGGGCAATAATTTCTGATGAAGATGACATTTTCTGTGGGGCCATTGGGTATCACAACATAAGCCCGATACACAAAAAAGCCGAACTGGGATTCTGGCTGCTTCCGGAGTTTTGGGGAAAGGGATTTATACAGGAAGCGATGGCGCCGGTGCTCGATTACGCTTTTCAGGATTTAAGGCTTCATCGCGTTGAAGCTTTTGTGGAAACTGAAAACATCAGTAGCCAAAATACCCTCAAAAAATGCCATTTTCAGCAGGAAGGGATTTTGAGGGATTCAGAATTTAAGAACGGCAGGTTTATAAGTGTTGCTGTTTTTTCACTAATCGATGAGCAGTAA
- the metG gene encoding methionine--tRNA ligase gives MELPKRYTITAALPYTNGPIHIGHLAGVYVPADIYARFMRMQGREVAFVCGSDEHGVPITIKAKKEGVTPQDVVDKYHKIIKRSFEDFGISFDNYSRTSAIVHHKTASEFFKKLYDAGKFTEETTQQLYDPEAEQFLADRFVVGTCPKCGFEESYGDQCEKCGTSHNATDLINPKSAITGSTPVLKETRHWFLPLDQYESWLKEWILEGHKKDWKPNVYGQVKSWIDDGLRPRAVTRDLDWGIPVPVEGGEGKVLYVWFDAPIGYISSTKEWAEKTGRDWEPFWRDEDTKLVHFIGKDNIVFHCVIFPAMLKAEGSYILPENVPANEFLNLEGNKLSTSKNWAVWLHEYLEEFPGQQDVLRYALTANAPETKDNDFTWKDFQARNNNELVAIFGNFINRVVVLTNKYYDGIVPKPGAFSEVDEQTLAELKAYPAVIASSIERYRFREAQGELMNVARLGNKYLADEEPWKLIKTDEERVKTIMYVALQIASALASLSEPFLPFSSQKLKSMLDYGRSTSEAVINTSGVVFGEGQEESEWDNISSGKELLEPGHAIGKAELLFSKIEDEQIQKQLEKLEATKAANIADNKKAEPQKETATFEDFSKMDLRVGTIVEAEKMPKANKLLVLKVDTGLDVRTIVSGIAESFKPEDIVGKKVTVLVNLAPRKLRGVESEGMILMTQNKEGKLVFVNPDEDGVKEGTVIS, from the coding sequence ATGGAACTACCAAAAAGATATACAATTACGGCTGCCCTGCCGTACACCAACGGCCCTATACATATTGGACATTTAGCAGGCGTTTATGTGCCTGCCGATATCTACGCCCGCTTTATGCGCATGCAGGGGCGCGAGGTGGCTTTTGTGTGCGGGAGCGATGAACACGGGGTGCCCATTACCATAAAGGCCAAAAAGGAAGGTGTTACTCCACAGGATGTGGTAGATAAATACCACAAGATCATTAAAAGGAGCTTTGAAGACTTCGGAATTTCTTTCGATAATTACTCGAGAACTTCAGCTATAGTACATCATAAAACAGCTTCAGAATTTTTTAAAAAGCTGTACGACGCCGGAAAGTTTACTGAAGAAACCACACAGCAACTTTACGATCCTGAAGCCGAGCAATTCCTTGCTGACAGGTTTGTGGTGGGTACCTGCCCAAAATGTGGTTTTGAAGAGAGCTATGGCGACCAGTGTGAAAAATGCGGGACCAGCCATAATGCCACCGATCTTATTAATCCAAAGTCGGCCATTACCGGCTCTACTCCCGTGTTAAAGGAAACCCGGCACTGGTTTTTGCCGTTAGATCAATACGAAAGCTGGCTTAAGGAGTGGATCCTGGAAGGGCATAAGAAAGACTGGAAACCCAATGTTTACGGGCAGGTAAAATCCTGGATAGACGACGGGCTAAGGCCACGTGCGGTAACCCGCGATCTTGACTGGGGAATCCCCGTGCCCGTGGAAGGCGGCGAGGGCAAGGTGCTGTATGTGTGGTTTGATGCGCCTATCGGCTACATTTCGTCTACCAAAGAATGGGCAGAGAAAACCGGAAGGGACTGGGAGCCGTTCTGGAGAGATGAAGATACCAAGCTGGTGCACTTTATCGGGAAAGACAATATTGTTTTCCATTGCGTAATTTTCCCGGCAATGCTCAAGGCCGAAGGCAGCTATATACTTCCTGAAAATGTGCCTGCAAACGAATTTTTGAACCTGGAGGGCAACAAGCTTTCCACGTCAAAGAACTGGGCCGTGTGGCTGCATGAATATCTCGAAGAATTTCCGGGTCAGCAGGACGTGTTGAGGTATGCTTTAACAGCAAACGCACCGGAGACCAAAGACAACGATTTTACCTGGAAAGATTTTCAGGCAAGAAATAACAACGAGCTGGTTGCCATTTTTGGGAACTTTATTAACCGGGTGGTAGTGCTTACCAACAAATATTACGACGGAATAGTGCCAAAACCCGGAGCATTCTCTGAAGTTGATGAACAAACATTAGCCGAATTAAAGGCTTATCCAGCCGTGATTGCCAGTTCTATTGAGCGCTACAGGTTTAGGGAAGCCCAGGGCGAGCTCATGAACGTAGCCCGCCTCGGAAACAAATACCTGGCCGATGAAGAGCCATGGAAGCTTATCAAGACCGATGAGGAGAGGGTAAAAACCATCATGTATGTAGCCTTGCAAATAGCTTCGGCTTTGGCAAGCCTTAGCGAACCTTTTCTTCCATTCAGCTCACAAAAGCTGAAAAGCATGTTAGATTATGGCCGCTCAACTTCGGAGGCTGTAATTAACACCAGCGGAGTGGTATTTGGAGAAGGGCAGGAGGAAAGTGAGTGGGACAATATCAGCTCGGGGAAGGAACTTCTGGAACCCGGTCATGCTATTGGAAAAGCCGAACTCCTTTTTTCAAAAATAGAAGACGAACAAATTCAGAAGCAATTGGAAAAACTTGAAGCCACAAAAGCCGCAAATATAGCCGATAACAAAAAAGCCGAACCCCAGAAGGAAACTGCCACTTTTGAAGATTTTTCAAAAATGGACCTGCGGGTGGGAACCATAGTGGAGGCTGAAAAAATGCCAAAAGCAAACAAGCTTTTAGTGTTGAAAGTAGATACCGGCCTTGATGTGCGCACCATAGTTTCGGGTATTGCCGAAAGTTTTAAACCTGAAGATATTGTAGGGAAGAAAGTCACCGTACTGGTTAACCTTGCACCGCGTAAACTGCGTGGCGTGGAGAGTGAAGGTATGATCTTAATGACCCAGAACAAAGAAGGGAAACTCGTCTTCGTCAATCCCGATGAAGACGGAGTGAAAGAGGGTACTGTGATTTCTTAA
- a CDS encoding CBS domain-containing protein gives MGIKSFQGRRAEPEKAASTPICVKDYMSTDLITFRKNQTVIEVMEQLMQHKISGGCVVDEDNNLQGVISEGDCIKHISDSRYYNLPMDDNLVEKRMTCDAITIDADMNVLDAAKKFIEHRFRRFPIVSNGKLVGQLSQSDVLRAALALKGQNWGY, from the coding sequence ATGGGAATCAAGAGTTTTCAGGGAAGAAGGGCCGAGCCGGAAAAAGCTGCAAGTACACCTATTTGCGTGAAAGATTATATGTCTACCGACCTCATTACCTTCAGGAAAAACCAGACCGTGATAGAAGTTATGGAGCAGCTTATGCAACACAAAATTTCGGGCGGTTGCGTGGTTGATGAAGATAATAACCTGCAGGGAGTGATCTCTGAAGGGGATTGCATAAAACATATTTCAGACAGTAGATACTACAACCTGCCCATGGACGACAATCTTGTGGAAAAGCGGATGACCTGCGACGCCATTACAATTGATGCCGATATGAATGTGCTTGATGCAGCAAAAAAATTCATTGAACACCGGTTTCGCCGGTTTCCCATAGTGAGCAACGGCAAACTTGTGGGTCAGCTAAGCCAGAGTGATGTTCTGCGGGCCGCTCTTGCCCTTAAAGGTCAAAACTGGGGCTATTAA
- a CDS encoding cation:proton antiporter domain-containing protein, whose amino-acid sequence MTLIFFISLLIILAGAFFKKIQDISVTEPLLALFLGVLLGPDLLNVIKTSNAQTEFHILEIACQFTIAMALMATALRLPKHVFRKNATTLSILLIFGMLLMWIFASGIFYLLMPNTGIFQCLLLGAIIAPTDPVVASTLVTGRKAEKFLPAKLRNTLSFEAGVNDGLAFPIVFLALYLLNAEGSGDLGQWFVKILLYESILCAILAYGVGYACGYLLKKTHKAGYLNRKTLLSFSTAVALLLLTGFELLHMNPIIAVFAGGFAFAKDITAAEDLKEERIQETMERITTVPVFFILGLMLPWQDWYNLGWTAVLIVVLILFLRRLPALLILMPFMPQFRKKIYSVLIMGWFGPIGVAALYYAVLAKEKAHFEDAWIIPSLVVAASTVVHGLTSVPLEKLYHSTSEGTNERENLENRT is encoded by the coding sequence ATGACGCTCATATTTTTTATCAGCTTACTGATCATCCTGGCAGGTGCATTTTTTAAAAAAATACAGGATATTTCGGTAACCGAGCCTCTTCTTGCCCTGTTCCTGGGCGTGCTGCTGGGGCCCGATCTTCTCAATGTGATAAAAACCTCCAATGCTCAAACTGAATTCCACATCCTTGAAATCGCCTGCCAATTCACTATTGCCATGGCTTTGATGGCAACAGCTTTGCGGCTTCCGAAGCATGTTTTCAGAAAAAATGCCACCACGCTCTCTATCCTGCTGATCTTTGGGATGCTGCTCATGTGGATATTTGCCAGCGGAATCTTTTATCTGCTGATGCCAAATACCGGCATTTTTCAATGCCTCCTGCTGGGCGCCATTATTGCCCCTACCGATCCTGTGGTAGCTTCTACGCTGGTTACCGGAAGGAAAGCTGAAAAATTCCTGCCTGCAAAACTTAGAAATACACTCTCTTTTGAAGCCGGTGTAAATGACGGGCTGGCCTTTCCCATTGTCTTTCTGGCCCTTTACCTGCTAAACGCCGAAGGCAGTGGCGACCTGGGGCAATGGTTCGTAAAAATTCTATTGTACGAGAGCATTCTTTGTGCAATTTTGGCCTATGGCGTGGGCTACGCCTGCGGTTACCTCCTTAAAAAGACCCACAAGGCCGGCTACCTGAACCGCAAGACACTTTTGTCATTTTCAACAGCCGTGGCCCTGTTGCTTTTAACCGGTTTTGAACTCCTTCACATGAACCCTATTATTGCAGTTTTTGCCGGCGGCTTTGCTTTTGCAAAAGATATTACGGCCGCTGAAGACCTTAAAGAAGAGAGGATACAGGAAACCATGGAGAGGATAACCACCGTGCCCGTGTTTTTCATTCTGGGGCTCATGCTGCCGTGGCAGGACTGGTACAACCTGGGCTGGACAGCAGTCTTGATCGTCGTTCTTATTCTCTTTTTAAGGCGTTTGCCGGCACTGCTCATCCTAATGCCTTTTATGCCCCAGTTCAGGAAGAAAATTTACAGCGTCTTGATCATGGGCTGGTTTGGGCCCATTGGAGTTGCCGCACTCTATTACGCAGTATTGGCGAAAGAAAAAGCCCATTTTGAAGATGCCTGGATCATTCCCAGCCTGGTGGTCGCAGCTTCAACCGTAGTCCACGGATTGACCAGCGTGCCCCTGGAAAAACTGTATCACAGCACTTCGGAAGGAACAAACGAAAGGGAAAACCTCGAAAATAGAACCTGA
- a CDS encoding histone deacetylase family protein, producing the protein MLKIAFHPIYVLPLPKGHRFPMEKYELVPQQLLHEGTCTEENFFEPVFPNEADILAVHDKDYVDSLKNETLSYREARKIGLPLSKKLVEREFLISSGTMMAAEYALKNGIAMNIAGGTHHAYTNQGEGFCMFNDQAVAAKWLQKKKLAQKILIVDLDVHQGNGTAEIFQNDASVFTFSMHGKNNYPFKKEKSDLDIELENNTGDEEYLKILKETLPRLIEQQEPDFIFYLSGVDILATDKLGKLGCTQAGCKERDRYVLQTCYDLNIPVEVSMGGGYSPHIKNIVEAHANTFRLAQEIYF; encoded by the coding sequence TTGCTCAAAATCGCTTTCCATCCCATTTATGTTTTGCCTTTGCCCAAAGGTCACCGGTTCCCAATGGAAAAGTATGAGCTGGTGCCGCAGCAACTTCTTCACGAAGGCACTTGTACTGAAGAAAATTTTTTTGAACCTGTATTTCCCAATGAGGCAGATATACTTGCAGTTCACGATAAAGATTACGTAGACTCGCTGAAGAATGAGACTTTAAGCTACCGCGAAGCCAGGAAAATAGGTCTGCCGCTTTCTAAAAAGCTGGTAGAGCGGGAATTTTTGATTAGCTCGGGCACCATGATGGCTGCTGAATACGCTCTGAAAAATGGCATTGCTATGAACATTGCCGGTGGCACACACCATGCTTATACAAATCAGGGAGAAGGCTTTTGTATGTTCAACGACCAGGCGGTGGCGGCAAAGTGGCTGCAAAAGAAAAAGCTTGCACAAAAGATCCTCATCGTTGATCTTGATGTACACCAGGGGAACGGAACGGCAGAAATCTTCCAAAACGATGCTTCGGTTTTCACCTTTTCCATGCATGGTAAAAATAATTACCCCTTCAAAAAGGAAAAATCTGATCTCGATATTGAGCTGGAGAACAATACCGGCGATGAAGAATATCTAAAGATCCTGAAAGAAACACTGCCTCGCTTAATTGAACAACAAGAACCTGATTTCATCTTCTACCTGAGCGGAGTTGATATTCTTGCCACCGACAAACTGGGCAAACTTGGCTGCACCCAGGCCGGTTGTAAAGAACGGGACAGATATGTGCTGCAAACCTGCTATGATCTGAATATTCCCGTAGAGGTGAGCATGGGTGGCGGTTACTCTCCTCACATTAAAAATATAGTTGAAGCCCACGCCAACACTTTTCGCCTGGCACAGGAAATCTATTTTTAA
- a CDS encoding single-stranded DNA-binding protein, whose translation MNTLRNKVQLIGHVGNAPEILNMESGKKLAKFSIATNETYKNNKGEKVTDTQWHNVVAWGKTAELIENYVPKGKEIGVEGKLTSRSYEDKEGNKRYITEVVCNEVLLFGK comes from the coding sequence ATGAACACACTAAGAAACAAAGTACAGCTTATTGGACACGTTGGGAACGCACCAGAGATTTTAAACATGGAATCGGGTAAGAAGCTTGCCAAATTTTCTATCGCCACCAATGAAACCTATAAGAACAACAAAGGCGAGAAAGTGACCGACACCCAATGGCACAACGTGGTTGCCTGGGGCAAAACCGCCGAGCTTATTGAGAATTACGTACCAAAAGGAAAGGAAATAGGCGTGGAAGGTAAGCTTACCAGCCGCAGCTATGAAGATAAGGAAGGCAATAAAAGGTATATTACTGAAGTGGTTTGCAATGAAGTACTGCTTTTCGGAAAATAA
- a CDS encoding single-stranded DNA-binding protein, with product MNTLKNNVQLSGNVGKAPEIITLSTGKKLAKFSLATRETYTNQKGEKVTDTQWHNIVAWGKMAEMVAQQVPKGRQIEIEGKLNSRSYEDRNGNKKYITEVVCRELFLPQITSQK from the coding sequence ATGAACACCCTTAAAAATAACGTACAGCTGTCGGGCAACGTGGGAAAAGCACCCGAGATCATCACCTTAAGCACCGGTAAAAAGCTGGCAAAATTCTCACTTGCCACCCGGGAAACTTACACCAACCAGAAAGGTGAAAAAGTGACCGATACCCAATGGCACAATATTGTCGCCTGGGGTAAAATGGCCGAAATGGTGGCACAGCAAGTTCCCAAAGGCAGGCAAATTGAAATTGAAGGAAAACTCAACAGCCGAAGCTATGAAGACAGGAACGGCAACAAAAAGTACATCACCGAAGTTGTATGCAGGGAATTGTTCCTGCCGCAAATTACCAGTCAAAAATGA
- a CDS encoding YraN family protein, whose product MAQHNELGKRGEELAVTHLLASGYKIVARNFIYQKAEVDIIARKGNILAVVEVKTRSTPNFGDPQDFVKKKQINQLVKAIDYFVNEHHLDVEVRFDIVAIIKNKSGTRLEHIKDAFLHF is encoded by the coding sequence ATGGCACAACACAATGAACTGGGAAAAAGAGGCGAAGAACTCGCCGTAACCCATCTTCTAGCTTCGGGCTATAAAATTGTGGCCAGAAACTTCATTTACCAAAAAGCCGAAGTTGATATCATTGCCCGAAAAGGCAATATTCTGGCGGTTGTGGAAGTAAAGACCCGCAGTACGCCAAATTTTGGGGATCCGCAGGATTTTGTGAAGAAAAAACAGATCAATCAACTGGTCAAAGCCATAGATTACTTTGTAAACGAACACCATCTCGATGTAGAAGTGAGATTCGACATAGTCGCTATTATAAAAAACAAATCCGGCACCAGGTTGGAGCACATCAAAGACGCCTTTTTGCACTTTTAA
- a CDS encoding NAD(P)/FAD-dependent oxidoreductase, protein MQQEINLQVSPETAASTDALKHHLSREKGIPFSEIRHIEVVKRSIDARQKKIKVNLRVQLYLQEDFEAENINKPEYKDVSAAQPVIIVGAGPAGLFAALRCIELGKKPIVIERGKDVRARRRDLKKLNIEHLVNEDSNYCFGEGGAGTYSDGKLYTRSKKRGDVNRILELFVAFGATREIMVEAHPHIGTNKLPAIIQNITRTIIEHGGEVLFNARLVDLEVKNNEIEGVQLLDGRKIAAKKVILATGHSARDIFTLLYNKKIYIEAKPFALGVRVEHPQSLIDQIQYHTPHRGEFLPPSSYSIVKQVEGRGVYSFCMCPGGIIAPCATSPGEIVTNGWSPSRRDQATANSGIVVEIRPSDFAIFGTSPLAALKFQQEVEKKAWLAGGQTQTAPAQRLVDFSNGKTSGKLPQTSYKPGITSVNLGEVLPQFVHKSLQKGFVEFGKSMKGYFTNEAVVHATESRTSSPVRIPRDPATLEHVQIKGLYPCGEGAGYAGGIVSAAVDGEKCAEKAVLAINNKQ, encoded by the coding sequence GTGCAACAAGAAATTAATCTGCAGGTTTCTCCTGAAACTGCCGCAAGTACCGATGCCTTAAAACATCATCTCTCCCGGGAAAAGGGGATTCCTTTTTCTGAAATAAGGCACATCGAAGTTGTGAAAAGGAGCATTGATGCCAGGCAAAAGAAGATAAAGGTGAATTTACGGGTTCAGCTCTACCTGCAGGAGGATTTTGAAGCAGAGAATATCAATAAACCGGAATATAAGGATGTTTCGGCCGCCCAACCCGTGATCATCGTGGGAGCCGGCCCCGCCGGTTTATTTGCTGCGCTGCGATGTATAGAGCTGGGTAAGAAACCCATTGTCATTGAACGCGGAAAAGATGTGCGTGCCCGCCGCCGTGACCTCAAAAAGCTGAATATAGAACACCTTGTAAACGAAGACTCCAATTACTGTTTTGGAGAGGGAGGTGCCGGCACTTATTCTGACGGAAAACTCTACACCCGAAGTAAAAAACGAGGTGATGTTAACAGGATCCTGGAACTTTTTGTTGCTTTTGGAGCTACCCGCGAAATTATGGTGGAGGCGCATCCGCATATTGGCACCAACAAATTACCTGCAATTATCCAGAATATTACCAGAACGATAATTGAGCATGGGGGGGAAGTGCTGTTCAATGCCAGGCTGGTAGATCTTGAGGTGAAAAATAACGAAATCGAGGGCGTGCAATTGCTCGACGGAAGAAAAATAGCCGCTAAAAAAGTCATTTTAGCCACCGGGCATTCAGCCAGGGATATTTTCACGCTGCTATACAACAAAAAGATCTATATAGAAGCAAAACCTTTTGCGCTGGGCGTGAGGGTGGAGCATCCACAAAGCCTTATTGACCAGATACAGTACCACACCCCGCACCGGGGAGAATTTTTGCCACCATCATCCTACAGCATTGTAAAACAGGTGGAAGGCCGGGGAGTTTATTCCTTTTGTATGTGCCCGGGCGGGATCATTGCCCCCTGTGCCACCTCTCCCGGTGAGATCGTGACCAATGGCTGGTCTCCCAGCAGGAGAGACCAGGCCACTGCAAACTCGGGAATCGTGGTAGAGATAAGACCTTCAGATTTTGCCATTTTTGGAACCTCACCCCTGGCAGCCCTTAAATTTCAGCAGGAAGTAGAGAAAAAAGCCTGGCTCGCCGGCGGACAAACCCAAACCGCCCCTGCACAAAGGCTGGTAGATTTCAGTAATGGAAAAACTTCGGGCAAGCTTCCGCAAACCTCCTATAAACCCGGAATTACTTCAGTAAACCTGGGGGAAGTGCTTCCGCAATTTGTTCATAAAAGCCTTCAGAAGGGATTTGTGGAATTTGGGAAAAGCATGAAGGGCTATTTTACCAATGAAGCCGTTGTGCATGCTACCGAATCCCGAACTTCCTCTCCCGTGCGTATTCCGCGGGATCCTGCGACTCTTGAGCACGTGCAAATAAAAGGCCTTTACCCTTGTGGCGAAGGTGCAGGCTATGCCGGCGGAATAGTTTCGGCAGCCGTAGATGGAGAAAAATGTGCTGAAAAAGCGGTGTTGGCAATAAACAATAAACAATAA